One segment of Cerasicoccus sp. TK19100 DNA contains the following:
- a CDS encoding TonB-dependent receptor produces the protein MKDPELPTNELTTNRKALLVNLDQDVYGTFAEIGAGQEVARHFFKVGGAAGTIAKSMSAYDMKFSDSIYGKAARYVSRERLLQMLEHEYELLQQRLGEHRGAETTFFVFSNTVATASFTNRKPGHGWLGMRFQIEPGGPPHDILVHARLLDKTAQLQQEALGIFGVNFIWAALVYHNDIDRFIASLLDHVEDDRIEVDMLEFIGPKFETIENRIVGLKLVEHGLTNAVLFSSEGGYLLPMEAFYKKAVLVERGSFRPVTHVNVDMITCAGSQFVQEEAMQDQTVMPLFEITMKNLLAGGQEIDYNDFLARVDTINTLGYPVLVSNYQEYYRLSQYFKRYTDRMIGLVLGINHLQAIFNEEYYQHLDGGILESFGRLFKENVKLYVYPMKGAGYHAYLAGQGDKLRETNAGFESQMMITADNLRVKNHLRHLYAYLLENHYLIPVVGANPNILNIFSRDIIRRIQEGKDDWEEAVPAEVAKKIKDEGLWAIQAAPEPVER, from the coding sequence ATGAAAGACCCGGAGCTGCCGACTAATGAACTGACTACCAACCGCAAAGCCCTGCTCGTAAACCTCGATCAGGACGTTTACGGGACCTTTGCGGAAATTGGCGCGGGCCAGGAAGTCGCCCGTCACTTCTTTAAAGTAGGCGGTGCCGCGGGCACGATTGCCAAGAGCATGTCGGCCTACGACATGAAGTTCAGTGACTCGATCTACGGCAAGGCTGCGCGCTACGTTTCCCGCGAGCGCCTGCTTCAAATGCTCGAGCACGAGTATGAGCTGCTGCAGCAGCGTCTGGGCGAGCACCGCGGCGCTGAGACAACTTTTTTCGTATTTTCCAACACGGTGGCCACGGCGAGCTTTACCAACCGCAAGCCTGGCCATGGCTGGCTCGGCATGCGCTTCCAAATCGAGCCCGGCGGCCCACCGCACGACATCCTCGTGCATGCGCGCTTGCTCGATAAGACGGCGCAGCTTCAGCAGGAGGCGCTCGGGATTTTTGGCGTGAATTTCATCTGGGCAGCCCTCGTCTATCACAACGATATCGACCGCTTCATCGCCTCGCTGCTGGACCACGTGGAAGACGACCGCATCGAGGTCGATATGCTGGAGTTCATCGGGCCAAAATTTGAGACGATCGAGAACCGCATTGTCGGCCTGAAGCTCGTCGAGCACGGTCTGACCAATGCCGTGCTCTTTAGCTCGGAGGGCGGTTATCTGCTGCCAATGGAGGCGTTTTACAAGAAGGCGGTGCTCGTGGAACGCGGTTCCTTCCGCCCGGTCACACACGTGAATGTGGACATGATTACCTGCGCGGGCAGCCAGTTTGTGCAGGAGGAGGCCATGCAGGATCAGACCGTCATGCCGCTGTTTGAGATCACCATGAAGAACCTCCTCGCAGGCGGTCAGGAGATCGACTACAATGACTTTCTAGCCCGGGTCGATACCATCAATACGCTGGGCTATCCGGTGCTCGTTTCCAACTACCAGGAATACTACCGCCTCAGCCAGTATTTCAAGCGCTACACGGACCGCATGATCGGCCTGGTGCTCGGCATCAACCACCTGCAGGCCATCTTCAACGAGGAATATTACCAGCACCTGGATGGTGGCATCCTGGAATCCTTTGGTCGCTTGTTTAAGGAGAACGTGAAGCTGTATGTTTACCCGATGAAGGGTGCTGGCTACCACGCCTACCTCGCTGGCCAGGGCGACAAGCTGCGGGAGACCAATGCCGGCTTCGAGAGCCAAATGATGATCACCGCGGACAACCTTCGTGTGAAAAACCATTTGCGCCACCTTTACGCTTACCTGCTTGAAAACCACTACCTGATCCCGGTTGTCGGCGCGAACCCAAACATCCTCAATATCTTCTCGCGCGACATCATTCGCCGTATCCAGGAAGGCAAGGACGACTGGGAAGAAGCCGTGCCCGCGGAGGTCGCCAAGAAGATCAAGGATGAGGGCCTTTGGGCGATCCAGGCGGCACCCGAGCCGGTCGAAAGATAA